Proteins from a single region of Candidatus Scalindua japonica:
- a CDS encoding AsmA-like C-terminal region-containing protein produces the protein MQKINNKRWPMIVGVSIGGIIGVLIILVSLIPAIVSSGLVKNKIINSLETGLDRKVQIDDISMSWSNGLDIKNIHIREREDLQGDEFVRVKRIICNIDFIPLISKQIRINNLIIDSPEIVIQKDKDGVFNFEDKITPVAPDATPAIVEKTVPDVVSTPGRKQELSPLVIPAFLSDLKIKAEISNGRFTFIDHQLQEETLIKNFSTTVNVDSLRKPIALKSAFDIEAKGGVEHADIIFDVSMAKDGKIDPGNSKGAFNMKTGFALITTDFDMSKFQGEGGSGLDFSMNVDLEKLTENLAGMLGLPKGMQVKGSINSKLVAEGQLEKVIDVNGSTEITNLSVSGGPFEKNPIQQQSIKLTQKADIDIQGEKINIYKIGIESPFLEMFLAGFVTELKSTRNMNFKISLGLDLAKLMEQVGGLLPDETEMAGRLQSDINLKGDQNIVKVNGKTDLNNLSVKMVEIGSVKEPQITINHDMVYDLQNSYLELKDLNIKTGFAEIQTSGTVTNNEEINLNMLLSSNIERLTQSFPGIISLPEGLSLDGRIDAEIRANGYIEEGIKLDGTTTLDSVNATGGPLKDRAISGLSLKLLHTLDYKIKDDSVNIEKMNIESEFLKMESKGGIAGLSKEMNIDYRLSMKMDLDKITEKFAGMFPVDMNMAGKGVVDLDMNGKLLPQVNENIYEQMDFDSNMSMDKIIYGAYEIVDFKVGLSMDDGFFTTKDFTFKLNDGLCAVLARANLKEEKPPLNFEMKLSDANINQNMDLLAYIVPILSAPEGKLSGKLNMQFSATGTGLDWQDDLSKSLDGDGEIEIKDGYVRGGKVTSKILKALGKGSEYEFDKITTRFVISDSKISNDDISVNGKEFNIGLSGWTSFDGRIEYSADAKVLSKHAGRDGKKIIGVLSQGSKLPIVVTGTIDKPKLSFKWPKPQEIGNILQGILGSSGDSKPQTKSSGSLEKTDTAEEESQPVKKKEENVLEEAVDKLFKGIFK, from the coding sequence ATGCAGAAAATAAATAACAAAAGATGGCCAATGATAGTTGGTGTATCTATTGGCGGTATAATTGGCGTGCTAATCATCCTGGTATCACTAATCCCTGCCATTGTCTCCTCGGGCTTGGTGAAAAATAAAATTATTAATAGCCTGGAAACAGGCTTGGATCGTAAAGTACAGATTGATGATATCAGTATGAGTTGGTCAAACGGCCTGGATATAAAAAATATTCATATCAGAGAGAGAGAAGATCTGCAGGGAGATGAGTTTGTGAGGGTAAAAAGGATAATCTGTAATATTGACTTTATTCCGCTTATTAGTAAGCAAATCAGAATAAATAATTTGATAATTGACAGCCCGGAAATTGTCATACAGAAAGACAAGGATGGTGTGTTTAATTTCGAAGACAAAATTACACCTGTAGCGCCTGATGCCACACCCGCAATAGTTGAAAAAACTGTCCCTGATGTAGTCAGTACACCAGGTAGAAAGCAGGAGCTTTCACCATTGGTTATTCCGGCTTTTTTGTCTGATCTTAAAATTAAAGCGGAGATCAGTAATGGCAGATTTACCTTCATTGATCACCAGTTACAGGAAGAAACACTCATAAAGAATTTTAGTACTACTGTTAATGTTGATTCTCTGAGAAAGCCGATTGCGTTGAAGAGTGCTTTCGATATTGAAGCAAAGGGTGGGGTAGAACACGCAGATATTATATTTGATGTTTCCATGGCAAAAGACGGAAAAATTGATCCTGGAAACTCAAAAGGAGCATTTAACATGAAAACCGGTTTTGCCCTTATAACGACCGACTTTGATATGTCAAAGTTTCAGGGTGAAGGTGGTTCAGGTCTTGATTTTTCAATGAACGTAGACCTGGAAAAGCTTACAGAAAATCTTGCAGGAATGCTGGGGCTGCCTAAGGGCATGCAGGTGAAAGGGTCGATCAACTCAAAGTTAGTGGCCGAAGGGCAGCTGGAAAAGGTGATAGATGTAAATGGGAGTACCGAAATTACAAACCTCAGTGTTTCAGGCGGGCCATTTGAAAAGAACCCTATTCAGCAACAAAGTATCAAACTGACACAGAAGGCAGACATAGACATACAAGGCGAGAAAATTAACATATACAAAATCGGTATTGAATCACCTTTTCTGGAGATGTTTCTGGCCGGTTTTGTAACAGAACTAAAGAGTACAAGAAATATGAATTTTAAGATATCCCTGGGTCTTGACCTTGCAAAACTAATGGAACAGGTTGGTGGGTTGCTGCCTGATGAAACGGAGATGGCAGGAAGGCTGCAGTCAGACATAAACCTTAAAGGGGATCAAAATATTGTGAAAGTGAACGGCAAAACAGATCTGAATAATCTTTCTGTAAAGATGGTGGAAATTGGTTCGGTTAAAGAGCCGCAAATAACTATTAACCATGATATGGTTTACGATCTACAAAATAGTTACCTTGAATTAAAGGACCTCAATATAAAAACTGGTTTTGCTGAAATACAGACTTCCGGTACGGTAACCAATAACGAAGAGATAAATTTAAACATGCTTCTGTCGAGTAATATTGAACGACTCACGCAGAGTTTCCCTGGCATTATATCACTGCCTGAAGGGTTGAGTCTTGATGGACGGATTGATGCAGAAATCAGAGCAAACGGTTACATCGAAGAGGGGATAAAACTGGATGGAACAACTACATTGGACAGTGTAAATGCGACCGGGGGGCCTCTTAAGGATAGGGCAATATCCGGTCTCAGCCTTAAACTTTTACACACACTGGACTATAAGATTAAAGACGACTCAGTGAATATTGAGAAAATGAATATTGAGTCTGAGTTTCTCAAAATGGAATCAAAAGGAGGGATCGCAGGTTTAAGTAAGGAGATGAATATTGATTACAGGCTTTCCATGAAAATGGATTTAGACAAAATAACCGAAAAGTTTGCCGGGATGTTTCCTGTGGATATGAATATGGCAGGCAAAGGTGTTGTTGATTTAGATATGAATGGGAAACTATTACCACAGGTAAATGAGAATATATATGAACAGATGGACTTCGATAGCAATATGTCTATGGATAAAATTATATACGGGGCGTATGAAATAGTAGACTTTAAGGTAGGGCTTTCCATGGATGATGGGTTTTTTACAACAAAGGATTTCACGTTTAAGCTGAACGATGGCCTGTGTGCGGTATTGGCAAGGGCAAACCTTAAGGAGGAGAAGCCGCCCTTAAATTTCGAAATGAAGTTGTCTGATGCAAATATTAATCAAAATATGGACTTATTGGCATACATAGTTCCCATCCTTTCTGCACCGGAAGGCAAGTTGTCGGGAAAACTGAATATGCAGTTCAGCGCAACCGGGACTGGATTGGACTGGCAGGATGATTTGAGTAAGAGTCTTGATGGCGATGGAGAGATTGAGATTAAAGATGGTTACGTAAGGGGTGGCAAGGTGACATCCAAAATCCTTAAGGCATTAGGCAAGGGCAGTGAATATGAATTTGATAAGATCACTACCAGGTTTGTTATTAGTGACAGTAAGATATCAAACGATGATATCAGCGTCAACGGCAAGGAATTTAACATCGGTTTGTCAGGGTGGACTTCATTTGACGGTCGAATAGAATATTCCGCGGATGCCAAGGTGCTGAGCAAGCATGCTGGTCGCGATGGCAAAAAAATAATAGGGGTTTTAAGCCAGGGTTCAAAGTTGCCAATAGTAGTCACAGGGACAATAGACAAACCGAAACTTTCTTTTAAATGGCCAAAGCCACAAGAAATTGGTAATATTCTGCAGGGAATATTAGGAAGTTCCGGAGACTCAAAACCTCAAACCAAAAGTTCAGGTTCGCTGGAAAAAACAGACACTGCAGAGGAAGAGTCACAACCGGTAAAGAAAAAAGAGGAGAATGTCTTAGAGGAGGCAGTAGATAAGCTCTTTAAAGGTATTTTTAAATAA